From Pseudobdellovibrio exovorus JSS, a single genomic window includes:
- a CDS encoding rhomboid family intramembrane serine protease produces MIFPGDFKELNLKKPEWSLSWAVLILNITLYVVTAIIYDSWPARDTLQILNDEKFKNSVAEMYVQTLDPVEVKNLKGSAAQIYFSALKDERFWKRVETYPFTGDQVQIAENREVISGFYKSYLNSVQYQFGLSSFELSPWSWVTYQFIHGSFMHLLGNMLVIFMLLRYLEKRVSETWLMTVYLFSGFAGGVAFLLVDKTGGMAVVGASAAASGLMSFLLATNGNRLMPWGYLIAPVKNGYGQIYLPVFFLFPVFLISDFVTLLWEPTGVAANVAVSAHVGGALMGFALGTFYLFFRSKAASHRVLSYNDGLHELS; encoded by the coding sequence GTGATTTTTCCAGGTGATTTTAAAGAGCTTAATTTAAAGAAACCGGAATGGAGCCTTTCATGGGCCGTTTTGATTTTAAATATAACTCTTTATGTTGTGACTGCGATTATTTATGATTCTTGGCCGGCACGAGATACTTTACAGATACTCAATGATGAAAAATTTAAAAACTCTGTTGCCGAGATGTATGTTCAAACCTTAGATCCTGTAGAAGTCAAAAATCTAAAGGGCAGTGCTGCGCAAATTTATTTTTCAGCTCTTAAAGACGAACGTTTTTGGAAGCGAGTAGAAACGTATCCGTTTACAGGAGACCAAGTTCAGATCGCAGAAAATCGCGAAGTTATTTCCGGATTTTATAAAAGCTATTTGAATTCAGTTCAGTATCAATTTGGTTTAAGTTCTTTCGAGTTATCGCCATGGTCTTGGGTGACCTATCAGTTTATTCATGGGTCCTTTATGCATTTGTTAGGTAATATGCTCGTGATCTTTATGTTATTGCGATACCTTGAAAAGCGTGTCAGTGAAACATGGTTGATGACGGTGTATCTATTCTCAGGATTCGCTGGAGGCGTGGCCTTTTTGCTTGTTGATAAAACAGGTGGCATGGCTGTTGTCGGCGCGAGTGCAGCCGCCAGTGGACTTATGAGTTTCTTACTGGCGACTAATGGAAACCGATTGATGCCGTGGGGTTATTTGATTGCTCCGGTCAAAAATGGTTATGGGCAAATTTATTTACCGGTATTTTTTCTGTTTCCCGTTTTTCTAATCTCGGACTTTGTGACTCTTTTGTGGGAACCCACTGGAGTAGCCGCCAACGTGGCCGTTTCAGCACACGTTGGTGGGGCATTGATGGGATTTGCCTTGGGAACCTTTTACTTATTCTTCAGGAGCAAAGCCGCGTCTCATCGTGTTCTCAGTTACAACGATGGGCTCCATGAACTGTCTTAA
- a CDS encoding RDD family protein, whose amino-acid sequence MVFPDFSSEQGTPRKVKFAPAHLMDRFFSFVIDYLVLSPFVLFFLYLTFRNGFDFWRSHPLAPENFLFFILASFVYVIYFSVLQSLFVAVAKATPGQFFLKIQFDFGESDSFIFFRILLRQIGFWFSFLFLAIPFLSVMTNRSRRTFYDRIADVTVVSRKDSEVHLGFEKEYRYWQSFTVTLSLFVGFLFSAMIWQNYEKIVDRNLSFNAFKEQSFFCEAMADVPATERLPVAIAMNIVNQLSDECLDRESDFVLWRQKKGDTSLAYYAKSLTAVDDAKELLYKNQACVNESEEDYDKLSLGCRVARAFQYDETEKLYSSLVGKDILSDVLRYEVGILLDKDTELAENFKHVARHQHIKQVRKYQISELLWQMSSQQQPRRVPASFSSEDKVEDIINTESANQKILDLLESM is encoded by the coding sequence ATGGTATTTCCTGATTTTTCTTCTGAACAAGGCACTCCACGTAAAGTTAAATTTGCTCCAGCACATTTGATGGATCGATTTTTTTCATTTGTTATTGATTACTTGGTGTTATCACCTTTTGTGTTATTTTTTCTGTATCTGACATTTCGAAATGGTTTTGATTTTTGGAGATCCCATCCCTTAGCACCGGAAAACTTTCTATTTTTTATTTTGGCATCGTTTGTCTATGTCATCTATTTCAGCGTGCTACAGAGTTTATTCGTGGCGGTGGCCAAGGCGACTCCGGGACAATTCTTTTTGAAAATTCAGTTCGACTTTGGCGAATCAGACAGTTTCATATTCTTTCGGATTCTTTTAAGGCAAATAGGTTTCTGGTTCAGCTTTTTGTTTCTGGCTATACCATTCTTGTCTGTCATGACAAATAGATCTAGAAGAACTTTTTATGATCGCATTGCTGATGTCACTGTGGTGAGTCGTAAAGACAGTGAAGTCCATTTGGGTTTTGAAAAAGAATACCGCTATTGGCAGTCATTCACCGTGACGTTGAGTTTGTTTGTGGGTTTTCTGTTTTCGGCCATGATCTGGCAGAATTACGAAAAAATAGTAGATCGAAACCTAAGTTTCAACGCCTTTAAAGAGCAGTCTTTCTTTTGTGAAGCTATGGCAGATGTTCCTGCTACAGAAAGATTACCTGTAGCGATCGCGATGAATATCGTTAACCAATTGTCAGACGAGTGCCTAGACAGGGAGTCTGATTTTGTCCTTTGGAGGCAGAAAAAAGGTGATACGAGTTTGGCGTATTATGCAAAATCTTTGACGGCCGTCGATGATGCGAAAGAGCTGTTATATAAGAACCAAGCGTGTGTGAACGAGTCTGAAGAGGACTATGATAAACTGTCTTTAGGTTGTCGGGTCGCCAGAGCTTTTCAATATGACGAGACCGAAAAGCTCTACAGTAGCCTTGTAGGAAAGGATATCTTATCTGATGTCTTACGCTATGAAGTGGGGATTCTTTTAGATAAAGATACGGAGTTAGCAGAAAACTTCAAACACGTGGCCCGTCATCAACATATCAAACAGGTGAGGAAGTATCAAATTTCTGAACTGTTATGGCAGATGAGTTCACAGCAACAGCCACGTCGTGTCCCTGCGAGCTTTTCATCTGAAGATAAAGTCGAAGATATTATTAATACAGAAAGTGCAAACCAAAAAATATTAGATCTACTGGAGAGTATGTGA
- a CDS encoding helix-turn-helix domain-containing protein, producing the protein MARSFVYIVSENPEVAEKVKKSCEGQDVSFYTYSGQQWREGLDNPFFRSQLVNGVPSLSTGTNPVTVETAGSNVVAFPTPQTETVKVQKMEDIEAKAIEAAITQYKGNLTEAAKALGIGRATLYRKVKQYHIDPSQARRRKVVAA; encoded by the coding sequence ATGGCTCGTTCGTTTGTCTACATCGTAAGTGAAAACCCTGAGGTTGCAGAAAAAGTGAAAAAATCATGTGAAGGTCAGGATGTGAGTTTTTATACTTACTCGGGCCAGCAGTGGAGAGAGGGATTAGATAACCCATTTTTCCGTTCGCAATTAGTTAATGGCGTACCATCATTATCTACTGGTACAAATCCTGTGACGGTAGAAACTGCCGGCAGTAACGTTGTGGCTTTCCCAACTCCTCAAACAGAGACGGTTAAAGTACAAAAAATGGAAGATATCGAGGCTAAGGCTATCGAAGCTGCTATCACGCAGTATAAAGGTAACCTAACTGAAGCTGCAAAAGCTCTAGGTATTGGCCGCGCGACTCTTTACAGAAAAGTTAAACAGTATCACATCGACCCCTCCCAAGCACGTCGACGCAAAGTGGTTGCAGCTTAA
- a CDS encoding phosphatase PAP2 family protein: MRSFFLFFILFLTANLHAEELPTFKEKNIDRVWGRLTDQTSLSVLVMGTFASVATEPQDNRYREEWKQHQKMPRSVSALGDLVLGSGAAGATIIGLQYFFDDNSENWQSHVRALAWQTTTTTLMKYSFGRPRPGNKNRYESFPSGHTATAFATATSVSYAYGWKAAVIAYPLAVGVGLSRMADDMHWASDVVAGAFIGFLMGRAAYEPSEATISSSRSYGRLTPVLSQGYQGLNYVYSF; encoded by the coding sequence ATGCGCTCATTTTTTTTGTTCTTCATCTTATTTCTTACAGCAAATCTTCATGCGGAAGAGCTGCCGACATTTAAAGAAAAAAATATTGATCGAGTATGGGGTCGACTGACAGATCAGACCTCATTGAGTGTATTGGTTATGGGGACCTTCGCGTCTGTAGCCACAGAACCACAAGATAATCGCTATCGTGAAGAGTGGAAGCAACATCAGAAGATGCCACGTTCTGTGTCAGCTCTTGGAGATTTAGTTTTAGGAAGTGGTGCCGCTGGTGCTACGATTATCGGTCTACAGTATTTCTTTGATGATAACTCTGAAAATTGGCAAAGCCATGTGCGCGCCCTTGCATGGCAAACGACAACAACGACACTGATGAAGTACTCATTTGGTCGACCACGGCCAGGGAATAAAAATCGCTATGAGTCTTTTCCCTCTGGGCATACGGCGACAGCTTTCGCTACGGCGACCAGTGTCTCTTATGCTTATGGGTGGAAGGCAGCCGTTATAGCTTATCCTTTAGCGGTGGGAGTGGGGTTATCCCGCATGGCGGATGATATGCATTGGGCTAGCGATGTGGTAGCAGGGGCCTTTATTGGTTTTCTAATGGGACGCGCGGCCTACGAACCGAGCGAAGCTACCATAAGCAGTAGTCGTAGTTACGGAAGGCTGACTCCCGTCCTAAGTCAAGGGTATCAGGGCTTAAACTACGTATATTCGTTTTAG
- a CDS encoding lipase family alpha/beta hydrolase has translation MKSFFLKFVFILGFLCTALAAKAQDVVVLVPGFFNSLAPEYFSNEIISSFKNKGFKVYIPTGFNPVGTIEDNGSRLEKFLAQVEKAENKRVSFNLVSHSAGGFYSLYVANRQQFTIKNIVTISTPFQGVDFVTKWLEDSTLFRALTELAHLDSLKQLTPQGVKAFISSVRIQPETKILAFGGFQKKSLDIWNARYISAPMRISSHFTNGDSDGIVSYSSSMGLGHIMTTQGKSAVQLRHPNYPLSLDHWEQVLDSHAFLLLGIRNPSYIQKEQKRFYTGIADYLLKQQ, from the coding sequence ATGAAGTCTTTCTTTCTTAAGTTTGTATTTATTTTAGGGTTCCTTTGCACGGCTCTAGCAGCTAAAGCTCAAGATGTAGTTGTCCTCGTGCCTGGTTTTTTCAACTCTTTAGCTCCTGAGTACTTTTCTAACGAAATTATCAGTTCGTTTAAAAATAAGGGTTTTAAGGTTTACATTCCAACTGGCTTTAATCCCGTTGGGACTATTGAAGATAATGGTTCACGACTGGAAAAATTCTTAGCTCAAGTTGAAAAAGCTGAAAACAAACGAGTCTCTTTCAATTTAGTAAGCCACAGTGCTGGCGGTTTTTACTCGTTATATGTAGCTAATAGACAGCAGTTCACTATTAAAAACATCGTGACTATCTCGACACCATTTCAAGGCGTCGATTTTGTTACTAAATGGCTTGAAGACTCGACGCTCTTCAGAGCTTTAACTGAGCTGGCTCACCTCGACAGCTTAAAACAACTCACTCCTCAAGGAGTTAAAGCGTTCATTAGCTCTGTTCGCATCCAACCCGAGACCAAAATTCTAGCTTTCGGAGGCTTCCAAAAGAAGTCCCTTGATATTTGGAATGCACGCTATATCTCAGCACCTATGCGCATTAGCAGTCATTTTACAAATGGTGATTCTGACGGAATCGTCAGCTATAGCTCATCTATGGGGCTTGGCCATATTATGACAACTCAAGGGAAATCAGCGGTGCAACTACGTCACCCCAACTACCCTCTTTCATTAGATCACTGGGAACAAGTCCTCGATAGCCATGCCTTCTTACTGTTAGGTATTCGTAACCCTAGCTACATTCAAAAAGAACAAAAACGCTTTTACACAGGAATCGCAGACTACTTACTGAAACAGCAGTAG
- a CDS encoding ArnT family glycosyltransferase: protein MSFSSALKQNWFFWLGLFLITLLRLRVASQFGLGVDEAHYALYGQYLDWSYFDHPPLVGWTQALFQLLPINPLVQVRLAAILIAILTSKLALDYLLSKNIPRHLAALSVLALNLTPMFNAMSIALLPDTLLMPLTFLIITSTENILRATNLKNWCLLGLWLGLAGLAKYTSVVYILALVLTFAYNKKLKELLNYRLWIGVLISFVLIAPILYWNIQNDFASFQYQADHVLKIDTQMLSNFASSVAVQMVSWGIGPFWAALILHVILLRKFKQYPQLQTSLIFASVFLGFFIYVSLAEVLLPHWMLIYFILMIPVAYSLIAQNDRWKKLNILGASFSAVLTLALLFELGFKLLPAKWMAGAYEGIYGWEEIMSGASEKLNEISAEKKGLAVMNWTLGSRAMYYNKTDTPVFVIDSRQDQFDIWMPEAPLNYDLIVVIESRKKDEHTSHLNCSELTLVGQKTSVLKNVPVNEFLYYHCANFLGYK, encoded by the coding sequence ATGAGCTTTTCTTCTGCACTGAAACAAAACTGGTTCTTTTGGCTTGGCCTATTCCTTATCACTCTGCTGAGATTACGCGTTGCCAGTCAGTTTGGTCTTGGTGTTGACGAAGCCCACTATGCACTTTACGGACAATATTTAGATTGGAGCTACTTCGACCATCCCCCACTCGTAGGATGGACGCAGGCCTTATTTCAGTTGTTACCAATTAATCCACTGGTGCAGGTTCGCCTAGCTGCCATTCTGATTGCTATTCTGACCTCCAAACTGGCATTGGATTATCTTTTATCTAAAAACATTCCACGTCACTTAGCTGCTTTATCTGTATTGGCTCTCAACCTCACACCGATGTTTAACGCCATGTCGATTGCTTTACTGCCAGATACTCTTTTAATGCCGCTAACCTTTTTAATCATTACAAGCACAGAGAATATTTTACGTGCGACCAACCTTAAGAATTGGTGTTTACTGGGGTTGTGGTTAGGGCTTGCCGGATTAGCAAAATACACCTCGGTTGTATATATCTTGGCTTTAGTTTTGACTTTTGCTTACAACAAAAAACTCAAAGAACTACTGAATTATCGCCTCTGGATTGGAGTTCTGATTTCATTTGTTCTAATTGCTCCTATTCTTTATTGGAATATCCAAAATGATTTTGCCAGCTTCCAGTATCAAGCAGATCATGTTTTAAAAATAGATACTCAAATGCTTTCCAACTTCGCTAGCTCAGTAGCTGTTCAAATGGTCAGCTGGGGTATTGGACCATTTTGGGCAGCCTTAATCCTTCACGTCATTTTATTAAGAAAATTCAAACAATATCCGCAGCTGCAAACAAGTTTGATTTTTGCATCAGTTTTCTTGGGGTTCTTTATTTATGTTTCTTTGGCAGAAGTCCTTTTACCTCACTGGATGCTCATCTACTTTATTTTAATGATCCCTGTGGCCTACAGTTTGATCGCACAAAATGACCGCTGGAAAAAGCTGAATATTCTAGGAGCTTCTTTTTCGGCTGTGCTAACTTTAGCTTTATTGTTCGAGCTTGGATTTAAACTTCTTCCTGCTAAATGGATGGCTGGTGCTTACGAAGGCATCTATGGCTGGGAAGAAATTATGAGTGGTGCCTCTGAAAAACTAAATGAAATCTCTGCAGAGAAAAAAGGCCTCGCCGTCATGAATTGGACACTGGGAAGTCGCGCCATGTATTACAACAAAACCGATACACCTGTTTTTGTTATTGATAGCCGACAAGACCAATTTGATATTTGGATGCCCGAAGCACCACTTAATTATGACTTAATTGTAGTCATTGAATCTCGCAAAAAAGACGAGCACACATCCCATTTAAATTGCAGTGAGTTGACTCTAGTTGGTCAGAAGACATCCGTTCTGAAAAATGTACCCGTTAATGAGTTTTTGTACTATCATTGTGCAAACTTCTTAGGTTATAAATAG
- a CDS encoding glycosyltransferase family 9 protein: MKIETMRKIDYGVGIPLTFLITLFKFLFPIRKLSSPVPKKVLFIELSEMGSAILADPCMQRAKNKYQAEIFFVIFKRNKASLDFLKSVDEKNIFTIEDSSLFRIIADSIRLFFWCEKNKIDVTIDLELFSRATALLSFLTRSPIKTGFHNYHGEGLYRGDFLNRKVSYNPHIHIAKNFVALVDASFTQEPQVPYLKTAISDDEIKIRQVPVPQDKIERVQKAIRELYPEYTPEQKILLVNPNASEFLPQRKWPLNNYTELIRLVLAQHPDYIVLMTGSPQERPEIQTIEDAVQSKRCHNFAGKVAFNELTALYTLSRVLITNDSGPGHFSSVTPIKSFVFFGPETPALYGSLGNTTPLYAGFACSPCVSAYNHRKTPCSDNQCLKVLTPDLIYQKLQPSLT; encoded by the coding sequence ATGAAGATCGAAACGATGCGAAAGATCGATTATGGGGTCGGAATCCCTCTGACCTTTTTGATCACCCTGTTTAAATTTCTTTTTCCTATTAGAAAATTAAGTTCCCCTGTTCCAAAAAAAGTACTTTTTATTGAACTTTCAGAAATGGGCAGTGCTATTTTAGCTGACCCGTGTATGCAACGGGCAAAGAACAAGTATCAGGCTGAAATCTTTTTCGTTATTTTCAAGCGCAATAAAGCTAGCTTAGACTTTCTAAAATCTGTCGATGAAAAGAATATCTTCACTATTGAAGACTCTTCTTTGTTTCGTATTATTGCCGACTCTATCCGTCTTTTCTTTTGGTGTGAAAAAAATAAGATCGATGTCACTATTGACCTTGAGCTTTTTTCAAGAGCTACAGCTTTACTGTCGTTCTTAACTCGTAGCCCAATTAAAACTGGTTTTCATAATTATCATGGTGAAGGACTTTACCGCGGAGACTTCCTTAATCGCAAAGTCAGTTATAATCCGCATATTCACATCGCTAAAAACTTTGTCGCTTTGGTGGATGCTTCCTTTACGCAAGAACCACAAGTTCCCTATTTAAAAACAGCCATTAGTGACGACGAAATTAAAATTCGCCAAGTGCCTGTGCCTCAGGACAAGATAGAACGAGTTCAGAAAGCTATTCGCGAACTTTATCCTGAATACACTCCTGAGCAAAAAATCTTACTAGTGAACCCAAATGCCAGTGAGTTTTTACCACAGCGTAAGTGGCCTTTAAATAACTACACTGAATTGATTCGCCTTGTATTAGCTCAACATCCTGACTATATCGTTTTGATGACAGGATCGCCGCAAGAACGTCCTGAAATTCAAACCATAGAAGATGCTGTTCAAAGTAAGCGCTGCCATAATTTTGCAGGCAAAGTGGCATTCAATGAACTCACCGCTCTTTACACCTTATCCCGAGTACTGATCACCAATGACTCAGGGCCTGGACACTTTTCAAGTGTGACACCTATTAAATCGTTTGTGTTTTTTGGGCCAGAGACCCCTGCACTTTATGGCTCTTTAGGTAATACGACGCCTCTATACGCTGGCTTTGCATGCTCTCCGTGTGTGAGTGCTTATAATCATCGTAAAACACCATGCAGTGATAACCAGTGCCTAAAAGTACTGACTCCTGATTTGATTTACCAAAAACTACAGCCTTCCCTAACATGA
- the hemH gene encoding ferrochelatase, producing the protein MKKYLILNQLGTPDEPTAEAVGEYLKEFLMDPNVITLPRPFRDLLVKGLIVPRRKSASAAKYQKIWMDSGSPLAVYTERLQKKLQQALPSDWEVLVGMRYGSPSLADAFSQVPQDAERIVYLPLYPHHARATVGSAIDRMSEVASHLKVQVLPPFYQREWYIEALSHQIGSSLTSQDHLLLSYHGLPKSQDMDKGISYQQQCYQTSADVRRKLGLSESQVSTAFQSRLGPKKWLEPSTEEMMLRLVGSGIRHLKVACPSFVADCLETLEEIGLELRKEFLAHGGESFELIPCLNDSDMLVQGLRQELQN; encoded by the coding sequence ATGAAGAAGTATTTAATCTTAAATCAACTGGGGACTCCCGATGAACCAACAGCAGAAGCCGTTGGTGAATATCTTAAAGAGTTTCTGATGGACCCCAACGTGATTACATTACCTCGTCCATTTCGAGATCTCTTAGTGAAGGGCCTGATTGTACCCCGTAGAAAAAGTGCTTCAGCAGCGAAGTATCAGAAAATTTGGATGGACAGCGGGTCGCCCTTAGCCGTGTATACAGAGCGCCTACAAAAAAAACTTCAGCAAGCATTGCCTTCTGACTGGGAGGTTCTTGTCGGGATGAGGTACGGAAGTCCTTCGTTAGCTGATGCTTTTTCGCAGGTGCCTCAAGATGCAGAAAGAATCGTCTATTTGCCTTTATATCCACACCATGCTCGGGCCACTGTGGGAAGTGCCATTGACAGGATGTCAGAGGTGGCTTCGCATTTAAAGGTTCAAGTTCTTCCACCTTTCTATCAACGTGAATGGTATATTGAGGCCTTGTCCCACCAGATTGGTTCCTCTTTGACTTCACAAGATCATCTGTTGCTTTCTTATCACGGGTTACCGAAGTCTCAGGATATGGATAAAGGGATATCTTACCAACAACAGTGTTATCAGACATCAGCAGATGTTCGCCGGAAATTAGGCCTATCTGAATCACAGGTTTCGACAGCTTTTCAAAGCCGCTTAGGACCTAAAAAGTGGTTAGAGCCATCCACGGAAGAGATGATGCTCAGATTGGTAGGGTCAGGCATCCGTCATTTAAAAGTGGCCTGTCCTTCCTTTGTTGCAGACTGTTTAGAAACCCTTGAAGAAATCGGCCTTGAGCTACGTAAAGAATTTTTAGCCCATGGGGGTGAGTCATTTGAACTTATTCCCTGCCTGAATGATTCGGATATGTTGGTGCAAGGATTACGACAAGAGCTTCAAAATTAG